One genomic window of Brevundimonas vesicularis includes the following:
- a CDS encoding copper resistance protein CopC — protein MMIRTLVVTAALAFAGAAAAQDPHAGHAMPAQAAVPQSGITTVPANGAMTQGSPERFSVTFPHAMVLKTVALSAEGQAPVDVTVPAAPAAATVGVALPRLAPGTYTAAWTAEGPDGHKMSGSVSFMVH, from the coding sequence ATGATGATCCGCACTCTCGTTGTCACCGCCGCCCTCGCGTTCGCTGGCGCCGCCGCCGCCCAGGACCCGCATGCGGGTCACGCTATGCCGGCCCAGGCCGCTGTGCCCCAATCTGGCATCACGACCGTCCCTGCGAATGGCGCGATGACCCAGGGGTCGCCCGAGCGGTTCAGCGTCACCTTCCCCCACGCCATGGTCCTCAAGACCGTCGCCCTCTCCGCCGAGGGGCAGGCTCCGGTCGACGTCACTGTCCCCGCCGCACCGGCCGCCGCCACCGTCGGCGTGGCTCTTCCGCGCCTCGCGCCGGGCACCTACACTGCCGCCTGGACCGCCGAAGGCCCGGACGGTCACAAGATGTCCGGTTCCGTCAGCTTCATGGTTCACTAG
- a CDS encoding GDCCVxC domain-containing (seleno)protein encodes MTPAIVLDSTLTCPDCGHVATETMPTDACIWFYDCLGCGMKLKPLPGDCCVFCSYADVPCPPIQVDGKGCCG; translated from the coding sequence ATGACCCCGGCCATCGTTCTGGATTCGACGCTGACCTGCCCGGATTGCGGTCATGTTGCGACGGAGACCATGCCCACCGACGCCTGCATCTGGTTTTACGATTGTCTCGGCTGCGGCATGAAGCTGAAGCCCCTACCCGGCGACTGCTGCGTGTTCTGCTCCTATGCCGACGTGCCGTGTCCGCCGATCCAGGTAGATGGCAAGGGGTGTTGCGGCTAG
- a CDS encoding MFS transporter permease, protein MAIDYDRPRMPEVAVSASAALGGVASVFAWAACCVLPLALSVAGVSFAGAAVIAGARNWLTLLAAVILAAGWLLHWRRLRMCRKDGACRHPSRLAFWLLVIASLLIVLSMAWQPYIEPWVMPRLAAMR, encoded by the coding sequence ATGGCCATCGATTACGACCGGCCCCGCATGCCCGAGGTCGCCGTCAGCGCCTCGGCCGCCCTCGGCGGTGTCGCCTCGGTGTTCGCCTGGGCCGCGTGCTGTGTGTTGCCTCTGGCTCTGTCCGTGGCGGGCGTATCCTTCGCCGGCGCCGCGGTCATCGCGGGTGCGCGGAACTGGCTGACGCTTCTGGCCGCCGTCATCCTGGCCGCGGGCTGGCTGCTGCATTGGCGTCGCCTGCGGATGTGTCGGAAAGACGGGGCCTGCCGCCACCCTTCGCGGCTCGCCTTCTGGCTGCTGGTGATCGCCAGTCTGCTGATCGTCCTTTCCATGGCCTGGCAGCCGTACATCGAGCCGTGGGTCATGCCGCGACTGGCGGCCATGCGATGA
- a CDS encoding bleomycin resistance protein yields the protein MTDHATPNLPSRDFEVTSQFYTRLGFDQDWRDKGWMILKRGGLTLEFFPHPEVDPLTSNFGCCLRLDDLDGFYAGCVVSGLPETCWGHPRLHAPKLEESGLRIGALIDPDGNLIRLIQN from the coding sequence GTGACCGACCACGCCACGCCCAACCTACCGTCGCGGGATTTCGAAGTTACGTCCCAGTTCTACACTCGACTGGGCTTCGACCAGGACTGGCGCGACAAAGGCTGGATGATCCTGAAAAGAGGCGGTTTGACGCTGGAGTTCTTCCCGCATCCGGAGGTGGATCCGCTGACCAGCAACTTCGGCTGCTGCCTGCGGCTGGACGACCTGGACGGGTTTTACGCAGGGTGCGTCGTTTCAGGATTGCCGGAAACCTGCTGGGGCCACCCCCGCCTGCACGCGCCGAAGCTTGAGGAGTCGGGACTGCGGATCGGCGCGCTCATCGACCCGGACGGAAACTTGATCCGCCTGATTCAGAACTGA
- a CDS encoding RNA polymerase sigma factor: MCAEQSIEARAATGDRAAFTALMAATKADLYRFVRRYVGDESEAHDVLQESYASAWLALLRYDPARPFDVWLRSIALNKCRDWGRRRAVRRVVRGVMGLEAPEAAAVGDDAPSPETRLDDQRRAEALQRALRDLPDALKGPLLLATLEGRSHAEIASILGITPKAVETRVARARKTLTAALAQASGGNA, from the coding sequence GTGTGTGCCGAGCAGAGCATCGAGGCCCGTGCGGCGACCGGAGACCGGGCCGCCTTCACCGCCTTGATGGCCGCCACAAAGGCCGATCTCTACCGGTTCGTGCGCCGCTATGTCGGCGACGAGTCCGAAGCGCATGACGTGCTTCAGGAAAGCTATGCGTCCGCCTGGCTCGCCCTGCTGCGGTATGATCCGGCGCGGCCGTTCGACGTCTGGCTTCGCTCCATCGCCCTCAACAAATGTCGAGACTGGGGCCGGCGGCGCGCGGTCCGCCGGGTCGTGCGCGGCGTCATGGGCCTGGAGGCGCCCGAGGCGGCGGCGGTGGGCGACGATGCGCCGTCACCCGAGACACGGCTGGACGATCAGCGCAGGGCCGAAGCTCTGCAACGCGCCTTGCGGGACCTTCCCGACGCCCTGAAGGGGCCGCTTCTGCTCGCCACGCTCGAGGGACGGTCTCACGCCGAGATCGCCTCGATCCTCGGTATTACGCCCAAGGCGGTCGAGACCCGCGTCGCCCGCGCCCGCAAGACCTTGACGGCGGCTTTGGCCCAAGCTTCCGGCGGAAACGCTTGA
- a CDS encoding copper resistance protein B, which produces MNRLAVALAPLVLAASAFSAQAQDPHAGHTMPATAAPTRPAPAPRPTPQAPARPAQDPHAGHVMPPAQTPPAADPHAGHQMPAQPAPVDPHAGHQMPAATPGQADPHAGHDMSAMSPAQTDPHAGHDMSTMSMGPPDVATSADNPGRPPEDPLPAAALAGPAHAADLVFGAEAMAASRRTLIHENGDVRTTAVILDRLEAGFGDDGETYLWDVQGWTGGDINRFWWKSEGEGDFGGELEEAEVQALYSRAVTPFWDVQAGVRQDFRPDGEDTTHLVLGLQGLAPHWWEVDAAAFLSTDGDLTARVEAEYDQRITQRLILQPRLEIDASASDIPELEIGSGLSSIEAGLRLRYEFRKEFAPYVGIEWSRAFGDTADYIEARGGETDDTRFVVGLKAWF; this is translated from the coding sequence ATGAACCGCCTCGCCGTCGCCCTCGCCCCGCTGGTGCTCGCCGCCAGCGCCTTCAGCGCCCAGGCCCAGGACCCTCACGCGGGCCACACGATGCCGGCGACCGCGGCGCCGACACGCCCCGCGCCAGCACCGCGGCCCACGCCACAGGCGCCGGCCCGACCGGCGCAGGATCCGCACGCCGGTCACGTCATGCCGCCCGCGCAGACGCCGCCCGCCGCGGATCCGCATGCAGGCCACCAGATGCCGGCGCAGCCCGCGCCCGTAGACCCGCACGCGGGACACCAGATGCCGGCGGCGACGCCCGGCCAGGCTGATCCGCACGCGGGCCACGACATGTCGGCCATGTCGCCCGCGCAGACCGACCCTCACGCCGGGCATGACATGTCGACCATGAGCATGGGGCCGCCCGATGTGGCGACCAGCGCCGACAATCCCGGCCGTCCTCCGGAGGACCCGCTCCCGGCCGCCGCCCTGGCCGGCCCTGCCCACGCCGCCGATCTCGTCTTCGGCGCCGAGGCCATGGCCGCCTCTCGCCGGACCCTGATTCACGAAAACGGCGACGTCCGCACCACGGCCGTCATTCTCGATCGCCTCGAAGCCGGCTTCGGCGACGACGGCGAGACCTACCTCTGGGACGTCCAGGGCTGGACGGGCGGCGACATCAATCGCTTCTGGTGGAAGTCCGAGGGCGAAGGCGACTTCGGCGGCGAGCTCGAGGAGGCTGAAGTCCAGGCGCTCTACAGCCGCGCGGTCACGCCCTTCTGGGACGTTCAGGCCGGCGTGCGTCAGGACTTCCGGCCCGACGGCGAGGACACCACGCATCTGGTCCTCGGCCTGCAGGGCCTGGCGCCCCATTGGTGGGAAGTCGACGCCGCCGCCTTCCTGTCGACCGACGGCGACCTGACCGCCCGCGTCGAGGCCGAATACGACCAGCGCATCACCCAGCGCCTGATCCTTCAGCCCCGCCTCGAAATCGACGCTTCAGCCAGCGACATTCCGGAACTGGAGATCGGTTCGGGCCTGTCCTCGATCGAGGCGGGCCTGCGACTGCGCTACGAATTCCGCAAGGAGTTCGCCCCCTATGTCGGCATCGAGTGGAGCCGCGCGTTCGGCGATACCGCCGACTACATCGAGGCCCGAGGCGGCGAGACCGACGACACCCGCTTCGTCGTCGGCCTCAAGGCCTGGTTCTAA
- a CDS encoding acyltransferase family protein has product MSDRAGPTRVPFPDVLDPLTGVRFFLALGVVLFHFQLYWTLPAESAGLLNRARLGVDVFFILSGFILTHVYLQGDRAPNYGRFLAARLARIYPAHLFILLAMLGLVLIAPVFGVGLEPGRFNPVDFAGTLLLVQAWFPRESMALWNGPAWSLSAEWFAYLAFPAYAALALRLRARPWVLIALAMLFFVALDAFYRAWFGRMLPRAEDSLGILRIIPEFLYGIGLYYLGQRWTPSPRMSLMGALVATTLLLTLMQIGADDRVIVAAAGSFILSLALLAKAPVRTFLSHPVLLFAGEASFALYLVHIPILMVWRNAAQAFSGWGADYRMGLVELAAMLVLTLAAAAAIHVFVEQPGRRWLRARLAPQRADPVEAQRSVHSDQGEPF; this is encoded by the coding sequence GTGAGCGACAGAGCAGGGCCCACGCGGGTTCCATTCCCCGACGTGCTCGATCCGCTCACGGGCGTGAGGTTCTTTCTCGCCCTCGGCGTCGTGCTGTTCCACTTCCAGCTCTACTGGACGCTCCCGGCGGAGAGCGCGGGCTTGTTGAACCGCGCGCGCCTGGGCGTGGATGTCTTCTTCATCCTGTCGGGCTTCATCCTGACCCACGTCTACCTGCAGGGAGACCGGGCCCCGAACTACGGTCGATTCCTGGCGGCGCGCCTGGCCCGGATCTATCCGGCTCACCTGTTCATCCTCCTGGCCATGCTTGGGCTGGTGCTGATCGCGCCGGTGTTCGGCGTCGGGCTGGAGCCTGGCCGGTTTAATCCCGTCGACTTCGCGGGCACCCTTCTGCTCGTACAGGCGTGGTTCCCGCGCGAGAGCATGGCGCTCTGGAACGGACCGGCCTGGTCGCTGTCGGCGGAGTGGTTCGCCTATCTGGCCTTCCCCGCCTATGCCGCCCTCGCGCTCCGGCTGCGGGCCAGGCCGTGGGTCCTGATTGCACTCGCCATGCTGTTTTTCGTCGCTTTGGACGCCTTCTACCGCGCCTGGTTCGGCCGGATGCTGCCTCGCGCCGAGGACAGCCTCGGGATCCTGCGCATCATTCCCGAATTCCTCTACGGCATTGGCCTCTACTATCTCGGTCAGCGCTGGACGCCTTCGCCGCGAATGTCCCTCATGGGCGCCCTGGTCGCCACGACCCTGCTGCTGACGCTCATGCAGATCGGCGCCGACGACCGGGTCATCGTGGCGGCGGCCGGTTCCTTCATCCTGTCGCTCGCCCTGTTGGCCAAGGCTCCGGTCCGGACCTTCCTGTCTCACCCCGTCCTTCTGTTCGCCGGCGAAGCGTCGTTCGCCCTCTATCTCGTCCACATCCCCATCCTGATGGTGTGGCGCAATGCGGCGCAGGCGTTCTCCGGCTGGGGCGCCGACTATCGAATGGGCCTGGTCGAACTGGCCGCCATGCTTGTGTTGACGCTCGCCGCCGCGGCCGCCATCCATGTCTTCGTCGAGCAGCCTGGCCGACGGTGGTTGCGGGCGCGGCTGGCGCCGCAGCGCGCCGACCCTGTCGAGGCGCAGCGATCCGTCCACAGCGATCAGGGAGAACCCTTTTGA
- a CDS encoding four-helix bundle copper-binding protein translates to MISTHPDVRGSVNDSLIRAIEAGYGCAAVCRICADACLAEEMVRDLTQCIRLDLDCADVCLATAGLAVRRAGSNEALIKRMLETCAEACADCAIECEKHAEMHEHCRICAEECRRCEDACREAAASIRPSRH, encoded by the coding sequence ATGATCAGCACCCACCCCGACGTACGCGGCAGCGTGAACGACAGCCTCATTCGCGCGATCGAAGCGGGCTACGGCTGCGCCGCCGTATGCCGCATCTGCGCTGACGCCTGCCTGGCCGAGGAGATGGTCAGGGACCTGACCCAGTGCATCCGGCTCGATCTCGACTGCGCCGATGTCTGTCTGGCTACGGCCGGGCTCGCCGTGCGGCGCGCCGGCAGCAACGAGGCCTTGATAAAGCGCATGCTCGAGACCTGCGCCGAGGCTTGCGCCGACTGCGCCATCGAGTGCGAGAAGCACGCCGAGATGCACGAGCATTGCCGTATCTGCGCCGAAGAATGCCGGCGTTGCGAAGATGCTTGCCGCGAGGCGGCCGCGTCGATCAGGCCTTCACGGCACTGA
- a CDS encoding DUF411 domain-containing protein, which translates to MKPANLNRRLLMGAAVFIGMVEGHVPAPDVIRLLTERPAAVGVAVPGMPLGSPGMETPQGHKEPYDTLLVLRSGATRVFARHNPPA; encoded by the coding sequence TTGAAACCCGCCAATCTGAACCGTCGTCTACTCATGGGCGCGGCCGTCTTCATCGGCATGGTCGAGGGTCATGTGCCGGCCCCGGACGTCATTCGACTGCTGACCGAGAGACCGGCAGCGGTGGGCGTCGCGGTCCCGGGCATGCCGCTCGGTTCGCCCGGCATGGAGACGCCGCAGGGGCACAAGGAGCCCTACGACACCCTGCTGGTGCTTCGCTCGGGCGCGACCCGCGTGTTCGCCCGCCACAACCCGCCGGCCTGA
- a CDS encoding Spy/CpxP family protein refolding chaperone, translating to MRAAWKSIVITAILAALASGAATWASATWVMRERQPPSLHSVVHEKLDLSPEQDRRLDVVEARFAAQRPALEAEVRAANRELAAAIAASDGDTPQVQAAVDHFHAAMGDLQKATITHVFEMRSVLTPAQAEVFDAAVVEALHDDAG from the coding sequence ATGAGGGCCGCCTGGAAGTCGATCGTTATCACGGCCATCCTGGCCGCGCTGGCCAGCGGCGCGGCGACCTGGGCGAGCGCGACCTGGGTCATGCGGGAGCGGCAGCCGCCAAGCCTGCACAGCGTCGTCCATGAGAAACTCGACCTGAGCCCTGAGCAGGATCGACGGCTCGATGTGGTCGAAGCCCGGTTCGCCGCTCAGCGGCCGGCGCTCGAAGCGGAAGTGCGCGCGGCCAATCGCGAACTGGCGGCCGCCATCGCCGCCAGTGACGGCGACACGCCCCAGGTCCAGGCCGCGGTCGATCATTTCCACGCCGCCATGGGCGATCTGCAGAAGGCGACAATCACCCATGTGTTCGAGATGCGATCCGTCCTGACCCCGGCGCAGGCCGAGGTGTTCGACGCCGCGGTCGTCGAGGCCCTGCACGACGACGCCGGCTAA
- a CDS encoding MerR family transcriptional regulator, whose translation MSARSLTIGRLADSAGVNLETVRYYERIGLMPAPARTEGGHRSYEPEHAQRLRFIRRSRELGFGIDAIRRLIALSEPGVQACCEVRDMAQDHIASVDAKIEDLQRLRKVLRQAVADCSEGGRVRCPVIDELGSS comes from the coding sequence ATGTCCGCACGAAGTTTGACGATCGGGCGCCTCGCTGACAGCGCCGGGGTGAACCTGGAAACGGTGCGCTACTACGAACGTATCGGGTTGATGCCCGCGCCGGCCCGGACCGAGGGCGGCCACCGCAGCTACGAGCCGGAACACGCCCAGCGCCTGCGCTTCATCCGCCGGTCGCGCGAACTGGGCTTCGGCATCGACGCCATTCGGCGCCTGATCGCGCTGAGCGAGCCGGGCGTTCAGGCGTGCTGCGAAGTCCGCGACATGGCCCAAGACCACATCGCCAGCGTGGACGCCAAGATCGAGGATCTGCAGAGGCTACGGAAAGTGCTGAGGCAGGCTGTGGCCGACTGCAGTGAAGGCGGGCGGGTTAGGTGCCCGGTGATTGATGAGCTGGGCTCGAGCTAG
- the copD gene encoding copper homeostasis membrane protein CopD, which produces MLEVAVIALRWLQYGGGVVLLGAPLFLLYSFKYADAPNLEWSRPTLRLAAIIVALGSLAALVAQTAVMAGSLSEAVKPASLSFMVTGTALGMAMVVRAAAALLGLVALVALKPGRALWSVTTALGLIVAASFAWTGHGAATEGPGGPIHLVANIIHAVAAALWLGALAALTALLLRRAGPDDLAIHRALHGFAGLGTLAVLVLVLTGLVNSWFLIGPERVASIAGNLYGQLLVAKLVLFSLMLALAASNRFRLTPTLGSALETGQLSVAAISALRRSLLVETGLGLALIGVVAVMGTLPPAASL; this is translated from the coding sequence GTGCTGGAAGTCGCGGTCATCGCGCTTCGTTGGCTTCAATACGGTGGCGGCGTCGTCCTTCTCGGCGCGCCGCTGTTCCTTCTCTACAGCTTTAAATACGCCGACGCGCCGAACCTGGAATGGTCGCGACCGACATTGCGCCTCGCGGCGATCATCGTCGCGCTCGGCTCGCTCGCCGCCCTGGTGGCTCAGACTGCCGTCATGGCGGGGTCGCTGAGCGAAGCCGTGAAACCCGCGTCTCTGTCCTTTATGGTCACCGGCACAGCCCTGGGCATGGCGATGGTCGTGCGGGCCGCCGCCGCCTTGCTTGGGCTTGTCGCCTTGGTCGCCCTGAAACCCGGTCGCGCGCTCTGGAGCGTGACGACCGCCTTGGGTCTGATCGTGGCCGCCAGCTTCGCGTGGACGGGTCACGGCGCGGCCACCGAGGGCCCTGGCGGGCCCATCCATCTTGTCGCCAACATCATTCACGCGGTGGCAGCGGCCTTGTGGCTGGGCGCCCTGGCGGCGTTGACGGCCCTGCTTCTGCGCCGAGCCGGTCCGGACGACCTTGCAATCCATCGCGCCCTGCATGGCTTCGCCGGCCTTGGAACGCTCGCGGTCCTGGTGCTGGTGCTGACCGGTCTCGTGAACAGCTGGTTCCTGATCGGTCCCGAGCGCGTGGCGTCGATCGCGGGCAACCTCTACGGCCAGCTGCTGGTCGCCAAGCTCGTCCTCTTCAGCTTGATGCTTGCGCTGGCGGCGAGCAACCGGTTCCGGCTGACGCCGACACTGGGCTCTGCGCTGGAGACGGGCCAACTCTCCGTCGCCGCCATAAGCGCGCTCCGGCGCAGCCTGTTGGTCGAAACGGGTCTGGGACTCGCCCTGATCGGCGTCGTGGCGGTCATGGGAACCCTGCCGCCCGCGGCGTCTCTGTAG
- a CDS encoding ammonium transporter family protein, with product MKVSNLLAAAGAIVTLSAGAALAAEGCECCKDMAADAAMTCCDEMKTEPAPAEPAPPAPVPSDAPAPQGHADHN from the coding sequence ATGAAGGTTTCCAACCTGCTGGCCGCCGCCGGCGCGATCGTGACCCTGAGCGCCGGCGCGGCCCTCGCCGCCGAGGGCTGCGAGTGCTGCAAGGACATGGCCGCGGACGCCGCGATGACGTGCTGCGACGAGATGAAGACCGAGCCCGCCCCGGCCGAACCGGCGCCGCCCGCCCCGGTGCCGTCGGATGCGCCCGCGCCTCAGGGCCACGCCGACCACAACTGA
- the copC gene encoding copper homeostasis periplasmic binding protein CopC, protein MRYFNPAPFIAVAAVVAFAAGPAAAHARLVSATPAPDSTVAATRTLTLTFSERSVPAFSGFDVVNAAEEKIAIRTSVAEDGRTLTGALARPLAAGAYRVDWRIASSDGHRMTGSYTFTVR, encoded by the coding sequence ATGCGTTACTTCAACCCCGCACCCTTCATCGCCGTCGCGGCGGTCGTGGCCTTCGCCGCCGGACCGGCGGCGGCCCACGCTCGCCTGGTCAGCGCCACCCCGGCGCCCGACTCCACCGTGGCCGCGACCCGGACGCTGACCCTGACCTTCAGCGAACGCAGCGTTCCCGCCTTTTCCGGCTTCGACGTCGTCAATGCGGCGGAGGAGAAGATCGCGATCCGCACCTCGGTCGCCGAGGACGGCAGGACCCTCACGGGCGCGCTGGCTCGCCCGCTGGCCGCCGGCGCCTACCGTGTCGACTGGCGTATCGCCTCGAGCGACGGCCACCGCATGACGGGATCCTACACCTTCACGGTGCGCTGA
- a CDS encoding DUF305 domain-containing protein, whose amino-acid sequence MDHGGQGNAHGLGPYRSLYLELALDFVIMYLVMYTMIATLGHFYLNLNNVYMTLMMVAPMAVLMLVFMRSMYPSRKTNLVIGAVAVVIFVGSFVGMRTQAFVGDDEFLRSMIPHHSGAVLMCEQASLTDPEIIALCDGIVRGQQEEIAQMQALLEKRRR is encoded by the coding sequence ATGGACCACGGCGGGCAAGGCAACGCTCATGGACTCGGCCCTTATCGGAGCCTGTACCTCGAGTTGGCGCTCGATTTCGTCATCATGTACCTGGTCATGTACACGATGATCGCCACGCTCGGTCACTTCTATCTCAATTTGAACAACGTCTACATGACCCTGATGATGGTCGCGCCGATGGCGGTCCTCATGCTCGTCTTCATGCGGTCCATGTACCCGTCGCGCAAAACGAACCTGGTCATTGGAGCGGTCGCCGTCGTGATCTTCGTCGGCAGCTTCGTCGGCATGCGCACCCAGGCGTTCGTTGGCGACGACGAATTCCTGCGATCGATGATCCCGCACCATTCCGGGGCTGTGTTGATGTGCGAGCAGGCCTCCCTGACCGATCCGGAGATCATCGCCCTGTGCGACGGCATCGTGCGTGGTCAACAGGAGGAGATCGCCCAGATGCAGGCGCTCCTCGAGAAGCGTCGCCGCTGA
- a CDS encoding YybH family protein, translated as MSRTSLALVLSLAVLSATPVFAQDHAHGHAQAAGSVAAEAADAAKAVDAFHVALKAGDTAGALALMAPDVMIFEEGGAEQSRDEYASHHLGSDAAFAAASEATVTRRSGWADGDIAWIASEGRTTGQFNGRAVDRLTTETMVLKRHADGWRIHHIHWSSRAPG; from the coding sequence ATGTCCCGCACCTCTCTCGCCCTCGTCCTGTCGCTCGCCGTGCTTTCGGCAACCCCCGTCTTCGCCCAGGACCACGCCCACGGGCATGCCCAGGCCGCCGGCTCGGTCGCCGCGGAAGCTGCGGACGCGGCGAAGGCCGTCGACGCCTTTCACGTCGCCCTGAAGGCCGGCGACACGGCCGGCGCCTTGGCCCTGATGGCGCCGGATGTGATGATCTTCGAGGAGGGTGGCGCGGAGCAATCACGCGACGAGTATGCGTCCCATCACCTGGGCTCGGACGCCGCCTTCGCCGCCGCCTCTGAAGCGACGGTGACGCGCAGATCGGGATGGGCCGACGGGGACATCGCCTGGATCGCCAGCGAAGGCCGCACCACGGGCCAATTCAACGGCCGCGCCGTAGACCGCCTGACGACGGAAACGATGGTGCTCAAACGCCATGCCGACGGCTGGCGCATCCACCACATTCACTGGTCGTCGCGCGCGCCCGGCTGA
- a CDS encoding copper resistance system multicopper oxidase translates to MSTPRLDRRTLLRGAAAGGGLLGLQGLLPAWAQTGSAGLRADLPTLTGPNIDLTVGHTPFTVGGRTGHAVTINGVLPAPLLRLREGQNVRLAVTNTLDEDTSIHWHGLLVPFQMDGVPGISFPGIRARETFVYEFPIKQSGTFWYHSHSGLQEAMGHYGPIVIDPAGADPVAYDREHVLVLSDWSFMHPHEILAKLKKSPGYFNQQRTTLAGLMDGSDRMSLEERRMWGQMRMDPRDILDVSGSTYTYLINGHGPQENWTGLFRPGERVRLRIINASAMSIFNVRIPGLPMTVVQADGENVRPVETDEFQISVAETYDVIVQPTEDRAYTIVSEAIDRSGMGRATLAPRLGMTAEVPPLREVPNLTMRDMGMGGMDHGAMGDMSGMDHDAMSGMDHAAPTQNAPAAGEMAGMSMSGMNMRDPENAPPDMAVGVGVDAIAMDPANRLGERPIGLTTVDHRVLVYTDLVSLQPNKDPRPPSRTMEIHLTGNMERFMWGFDGRKFSELVEPIRFERNERVRVTLVNDTMMAHPIHLHGHFFELVTGGPAGHQPLKHTVNVAPGGKVTFDLTADAPGDWAFHCHMLMHMHAGMFNVVTVRPMDGAAS, encoded by the coding sequence ATGTCCACGCCCCGCCTCGATCGCCGAACGCTTCTCCGTGGCGCAGCCGCCGGCGGCGGGCTGCTGGGCCTGCAGGGTCTGCTCCCCGCCTGGGCGCAAACCGGATCGGCGGGACTGCGGGCGGATCTTCCGACGCTGACGGGACCGAACATCGACCTGACCGTCGGACACACGCCCTTCACCGTGGGCGGCCGCACCGGCCATGCGGTGACCATCAACGGCGTTCTGCCGGCGCCGCTGCTACGCCTTAGAGAAGGCCAGAACGTCCGGCTAGCGGTGACCAATACGCTGGACGAGGACACCTCAATCCACTGGCACGGCCTGCTCGTCCCGTTCCAGATGGATGGCGTGCCCGGCATCAGCTTCCCCGGCATCCGGGCGCGTGAGACCTTCGTCTACGAGTTTCCGATCAAGCAGTCGGGCACCTTCTGGTATCACAGTCACTCTGGCCTACAGGAGGCGATGGGTCACTACGGCCCAATCGTGATCGACCCGGCGGGCGCCGATCCGGTCGCCTACGACCGCGAGCATGTGCTGGTCCTGTCGGACTGGAGTTTCATGCATCCGCACGAAATCCTGGCCAAGCTGAAGAAGAGCCCGGGTTACTTCAACCAGCAGCGCACCACGCTGGCGGGGCTCATGGACGGCAGCGACCGCATGAGCCTGGAGGAACGGCGCATGTGGGGCCAGATGCGGATGGACCCGCGCGACATCCTCGACGTCAGCGGGTCGACCTACACCTATCTGATCAACGGCCATGGACCGCAGGAGAACTGGACCGGCCTGTTCCGGCCCGGCGAGCGGGTGCGGCTGCGCATCATCAACGCGTCGGCCATGTCCATCTTCAACGTTCGCATCCCGGGCTTGCCGATGACCGTGGTGCAGGCCGACGGCGAGAACGTGCGCCCGGTCGAGACGGACGAGTTCCAGATTTCGGTCGCCGAGACCTACGACGTCATCGTCCAGCCGACCGAGGACCGCGCCTACACCATCGTCTCCGAAGCCATCGACCGGTCCGGCATGGGCCGGGCGACCCTGGCGCCGCGCCTGGGCATGACCGCCGAGGTCCCTCCCCTGCGAGAGGTCCCGAACCTCACCATGCGCGACATGGGCATGGGCGGAATGGATCACGGCGCGATGGGCGACATGTCCGGTATGGACCATGACGCGATGTCCGGCATGGACCACGCCGCTCCGACCCAGAACGCGCCCGCAGCCGGCGAGATGGCCGGGATGTCCATGTCGGGCATGAACATGCGCGATCCCGAGAACGCTCCGCCCGACATGGCGGTGGGCGTCGGCGTCGATGCGATCGCCATGGACCCCGCCAACCGTCTGGGTGAGCGTCCGATCGGTCTCACGACCGTCGATCATCGCGTCCTCGTCTACACCGACCTGGTGTCGCTCCAGCCGAACAAGGACCCGCGCCCCCCGTCTCGGACGATGGAGATCCACCTGACCGGCAACATGGAGCGGTTCATGTGGGGCTTCGACGGCCGAAAGTTCAGCGAACTGGTCGAACCGATCCGCTTCGAGCGCAACGAGCGGGTGCGGGTGACCCTGGTCAACGACACCATGATGGCCCACCCGATCCATCTGCATGGTCATTTCTTTGAACTGGTGACCGGCGGACCGGCCGGGCACCAGCCCCTCAAGCACACGGTCAACGTCGCGCCCGGCGGCAAGGTGACCTTCGATCTGACCGCCGACGCGCCCGGTGATTGGGCCTTCCACTGCCACATGCTGATGCACATGCACGCCGGCATGTTCAATGTTGTGACGGTGCGGCCCATGGACGGAGCTGCGTCATGA